The following coding sequences are from one Salvelinus namaycush isolate Seneca chromosome 23, SaNama_1.0, whole genome shotgun sequence window:
- the LOC120018321 gene encoding histone H3.3A: MARTKQTARKSTGGKAPRKQLATKAARKSAPSTGGVKKPHRYRPGTVALREIRRYQKSTELLIRKLPFQRLVREIAQDFKTDLRFQSAAIGALQEASEAYLVGLFEDTNLCAIHAKRVTIMPKDIQLARRIRGERA; encoded by the exons ATGGCCCGTACCAAGCAGACAGCCCGTAAATCTACTGGAGGCAAAGCCCCACGTAAGCAGCTGGCCACCAAAGCTGCCCGCAAGAGCGCCCCTTCTACTGGTGGGGTCAAGAAGCCCCATCgctacag GCCTGGTACGGTGGCCCTGCGTGAGATCCGTCGTTACCAGAAGTCCACTGAGCTGCTGATCCGCAAGCTGCCCTTCCAGCGCTTGGTGAGAGAAATCGCTCAGGACTTCAAGACTGACCTGCGTTTCCAGAGTGCAGCCATTGGAGCCCTGCAG GAGGCCAGCGAGGCTTACCTGGTTGGTCTGTTTGAGGACACCAACCTGTGTGCTATCCATGCCAAGCGTGTCACCATCATGCCCAAAGACATCCAGCTGGCCCGTCGTATCCGTGGGGAGCGCGCTTAA